In one window of Thermodesulfobacteriota bacterium DNA:
- a CDS encoding class I SAM-dependent methyltransferase has translation MKTWQEVESLADENGFIPEDIYNELAGDFPICPPQNPEVRRIEDEVWGSYLSTTRRRDKKSQMYQEMFRYEWYEGLKRRGFWGNIEKALGLLEPEQTRVISILSAGSGRDLIKVGLATGVFASTAPAKIRGTWREIDKQYLRLARPDARIMMTEFDENSLASLRRTVATLVSDGILTPEMTAIRKWDFRQAAPLATGSQDVIIFSLTGNYATIEEQPLILREIARCVKIGGHLVASAMTDKIDFHKARSHWGKLKLALTTPLAWPVALDFIPWQIRWAKMAGKMNDQGYWRNVSAAVWMKFLEPAGMEQVRIYPGPSDFLPVEVLVARKI, from the coding sequence ATGAAAACCTGGCAGGAAGTGGAGTCACTGGCGGATGAGAACGGCTTTATACCGGAAGATATATATAATGAACTGGCCGGGGATTTTCCCATATGTCCGCCTCAAAATCCGGAAGTGCGGCGGATCGAGGACGAGGTCTGGGGAAGTTACCTGTCCACCACCCGGCGCCGGGACAAAAAGAGCCAGATGTACCAGGAGATGTTCCGCTATGAGTGGTACGAAGGCCTCAAACGGCGGGGCTTCTGGGGCAACATCGAAAAAGCCCTGGGCCTGCTGGAACCGGAGCAGACCCGCGTCATCAGCATCCTGTCGGCCGGCAGCGGCCGGGACCTGATCAAGGTCGGACTGGCTACGGGCGTGTTTGCGTCAACGGCGCCCGCAAAAATAAGGGGCACCTGGCGGGAAATCGATAAACAATATCTGCGCCTGGCCAGGCCGGACGCCCGGATCATGATGACCGAATTTGACGAAAACAGTCTGGCCAGCCTGCGCCGGACCGTGGCCACCCTGGTGAGCGACGGGATCCTCACCCCGGAAATGACGGCCATCCGCAAGTGGGACTTCCGCCAGGCCGCGCCCCTGGCTACGGGCTCACAGGATGTCATCATCTTTTCCCTGACCGGCAACTACGCCACCATCGAGGAGCAGCCCCTGATCCTGCGGGAGATCGCCCGCTGCGTAAAAATCGGCGGCCATCTGGTCGCCTCGGCCATGACCGACAAGATCGACTTTCACAAAGCCCGCAGCCATTGGGGAAAGCTGAAGCTGGCCCTGACCACGCCCCTGGCCTGGCCGGTGGCCCTGGATTTCATCCCCTGGCAGATCCGCTGGGCCAAAATGGCCGGGAAAATGAACGACCAGGGCTACTGGCGAAACGTGTCCGCCGCCGTGTGGATGAAGTTCCTGGAGCCGGCCGGCATGGAGCAGGTCAGGATCTACCCCGGACCGTCCGACTTTCTGCCGGTGGAGGTGCTGGTGGCCCGGAAAATATGA
- a CDS encoding TetR/AcrR family transcriptional regulator — protein MPTTLQKALSNPDSMKARIFSSAQKLFAEYGYDGTTTRMIAKDVGIDISTLYYHWGEKKELYQAVLEHFNNDIDKKLKSVEGVVRGKSMNTRLQVAIDEMCDYLFANIDVTRLILFSSFMRSKETEELGVAISDYISNIAVSMGLAMDKSSITPIAKARVMAMVLSLFSFTSGEKFLRPILGVEQAQYVEIIKDTLRFILIPAFTQEGQKNNKAAS, from the coding sequence ATGCCCACCACGCTTCAGAAAGCCCTCTCCAATCCCGATTCCATGAAAGCCCGCATCTTTTCCTCGGCTCAGAAGCTTTTTGCCGAATACGGATACGACGGCACCACCACCCGCATGATCGCCAAGGATGTGGGTATCGATATTTCCACTTTGTATTACCACTGGGGGGAGAAAAAAGAACTCTACCAGGCGGTGCTGGAGCATTTCAACAACGACATCGACAAGAAATTGAAATCCGTGGAAGGCGTGGTCCGGGGCAAGTCCATGAACACCCGGCTGCAGGTGGCCATCGACGAGATGTGCGACTATCTTTTTGCCAATATCGACGTCACCCGCCTGATCCTGTTCAGTTCCTTCATGCGCTCCAAGGAAACCGAGGAACTGGGCGTGGCCATATCGGACTATATTTCCAATATCGCCGTGTCCATGGGGCTGGCCATGGACAAGAGCAGCATCACGCCCATTGCCAAGGCCAGGGTCATGGCCATGGTTCTGTCCCTGTTCAGCTTCACCTCCGGAGAGAAGTTTCTGCGCCCCATTCTCGGGGTGGAACAGGCCCAGTACGTTGAGATCATCAAGGACACGTTGCGGTTTATTCTGATCCCGGCCTTTACTCAGGAAGGGCAGAAAAATAATAAAGCGGCAAGTTGA
- a CDS encoding SDR family NAD(P)-dependent oxidoreductase yields the protein MALKLDAVGKKLDPVTRDYTWKDVVLYALGVGAGFSNLEYCYEKDLKVIPSFSIAAIFDFLTQIAIHTDLNLAGLLHAEQELIFHNPIPREGKLKTEGKVSHIYDKGDKGAIIVGESDTWHSSGEKLFTSIITLFARFDGGFGGENAPKNPVVIPDRKHDLEADAQPGPDQPLLYRLSGDINPLHVDKDFAKMAGFKQPILHGLCTHGFACRLLIEKLIPGQPEKARRMACRFSKTLLPGDPIKLLIWKEKEGLAYWRVINTKTGDTVIDLGVFEYGDVPKDEIRFDGRVAIVTGAGGGLGRTYALELGKRGAKVVVNDLGGSRDGSGKGSSSAADKVVEEIKAAGGEAVANYDNVATAEGGANIVKTAVDAFGTVDIVINNAGILRDKSFLKMEPENWDAVMNVHLNGAYNVTRPAFQIMKEKGYGRIIMTTSAAGLYGNFGQTNYSSAKMALVGFMNTLKLEGGKYNVKVNTIAPIAASRLTEDIMPPDVFAKMDPEYVSAMTLYLCSDRCDVNGNIYNAGMGFFNRAAMVTGPGAVLKPKTGEFPTAEDIRDNMRQIASLKNGKAYYQLNDQVGDAMTYLMSPPKAEVEAPAAAAAAAPAAAGSVKDYFATMTDHFVKEAAKGVDVIFNFIISGGGGGDWHCVIKDQTCTVNSGAAGKATCTIKMADGDFLDMMSGKLAPMKAYSSGKLVIEGDVMKSQLIEKVFKK from the coding sequence ATGGCGTTAAAGCTGGATGCCGTAGGGAAAAAGCTGGACCCGGTAACCAGGGATTACACCTGGAAGGACGTGGTGCTTTACGCGCTGGGTGTGGGAGCGGGCTTTTCAAACCTGGAATACTGCTACGAAAAGGATTTGAAGGTCATTCCCAGCTTTTCTATTGCGGCGATTTTCGACTTTCTGACCCAGATCGCGATCCACACGGATCTCAATCTGGCCGGGCTGCTCCATGCCGAGCAGGAACTGATTTTTCATAACCCCATTCCCAGAGAAGGGAAGCTGAAAACAGAGGGCAAGGTATCGCACATTTACGACAAGGGCGACAAGGGCGCCATTATCGTTGGTGAGAGTGATACCTGGCATTCCAGCGGCGAGAAGCTGTTCACCAGCATCATCACCCTGTTTGCCCGTTTTGACGGCGGATTCGGCGGCGAGAACGCCCCCAAGAACCCGGTGGTCATTCCCGACCGCAAGCACGACCTGGAAGCCGACGCCCAGCCCGGACCGGACCAGCCCCTGCTGTACCGCCTGTCCGGCGACATCAACCCCCTGCACGTGGACAAGGATTTCGCCAAAATGGCCGGCTTCAAGCAGCCGATCCTGCACGGCCTGTGCACCCACGGGTTCGCCTGCCGCCTGCTCATCGAAAAACTCATCCCGGGACAGCCGGAAAAGGCCCGCCGCATGGCCTGCCGCTTCTCCAAGACACTGCTGCCGGGCGATCCCATCAAGCTCCTCATCTGGAAGGAGAAAGAGGGCCTGGCTTACTGGCGCGTGATCAACACCAAGACCGGTGACACCGTCATCGATCTGGGCGTATTTGAATACGGCGATGTTCCCAAGGACGAAATCCGCTTTGACGGCCGCGTGGCCATTGTCACCGGCGCCGGCGGCGGCCTGGGCCGTACCTATGCCCTGGAACTGGGCAAGCGCGGGGCCAAGGTGGTGGTCAACGACCTGGGCGGATCCCGCGACGGCTCCGGCAAAGGCTCATCATCGGCCGCCGACAAGGTGGTCGAAGAGATCAAGGCGGCCGGCGGCGAAGCGGTGGCCAATTACGACAACGTGGCCACGGCCGAAGGCGGCGCCAACATCGTCAAGACGGCCGTGGACGCGTTCGGCACGGTCGACATCGTCATCAACAACGCCGGTATTCTGCGGGACAAGAGCTTCCTGAAAATGGAACCGGAAAACTGGGACGCGGTCATGAACGTTCACTTAAACGGCGCTTACAACGTCACCCGGCCGGCCTTCCAGATCATGAAGGAAAAGGGTTACGGCCGCATCATCATGACCACCTCGGCCGCCGGCCTGTACGGCAACTTCGGCCAGACCAACTACTCATCGGCCAAGATGGCCCTGGTCGGCTTCATGAATACCCTTAAGCTTGAGGGCGGCAAATACAACGTCAAGGTCAACACCATTGCCCCCATCGCGGCCTCCCGCCTGACCGAAGACATCATGCCGCCGGACGTGTTCGCCAAGATGGATCCGGAATACGTCAGCGCCATGACCCTGTACCTGTGCAGCGACCGGTGCGACGTCAACGGCAACATCTATAACGCCGGCATGGGCTTCTTTAACCGGGCGGCCATGGTCACCGGCCCCGGCGCGGTGCTCAAGCCCAAAACGGGCGAGTTTCCCACAGCCGAAGACATTCGCGACAACATGCGTCAGATCGCTTCCTTAAAGAACGGTAAAGCCTATTATCAGCTCAACGATCAGGTCGGCGATGCCATGACGTACCTGATGTCGCCGCCCAAGGCGGAGGTTGAGGCCCCGGCGGCGGCTGCCGCGGCGGCTCCGGCGGCCGCGGGTTCGGTCAAGGATTATTTTGCCACCATGACCGACCATTTCGTCAAGGAAGCGGCCAAGGGCGTGGATGTCATCTTCAACTTCATCATCTCCGGCGGCGGCGGCGGGGACTGGCATTGCGTCATCAAGGACCAGACCTGTACCGTCAACAGCGGCGCGGCCGGCAAGGCCACCTGCACCATCAAGATGGCCGACGGGGATTTCCTGGATATGATGTCCGGCAAGCTGGCTCCCATGAAGGCTTATTCCTCCGGCAAGCTGGTGATCGAAGGCGACGTCATGAAATCGCAGCTGATCGAGAAGGTGTTCAAAAAATAA
- a CDS encoding SDR family NAD(P)-dependent oxidoreductase, with translation MIGITSYGAFVPRYRLSRSSIFQTMGWFAPAIMMVAQGERSMCNWDEDTITMAVGAARDCLKGYDKKQLDGLYLASTSLPFFDRQNAGIITTALNLSEHIATADFTSSQRAGTSALIHAVESVKSGEKKNVMVVGSDARETKPGYFYEMWYGDGAAAVAVGSTDVIAEYKGSFSLTRDFVDHYKGKGRRFDYYWEERWLRDEGFSKIIPEAVKGLFDKTGLTGKDVDKFVFPCVFTKDRKSIAKKCGIDPAAVTDGLHEVCGETGTAHALLMLAAALDDAKPGQTIVVAGFGQGCDVLCFKTTDNIAKASTRDGAKGALEKKLSIDNYAKFLVFRQLIEPDMGIRAEAPLQTALTALYRNRKMLLGLVGGKCAKCGTAQFPKTKVCVNPGCGATNTQEEHEFADQPARIKTFTGDMLSVSVDPPNIYGMVEFVNGGRMMADFTDCTIDDVKVGLPVEMVFRRRVVDPERKFSSYFWKAKPVVGAMSDLDKISLAGRVAVITGAGGGLGRAYALEFARRGAKVVVNDLGGSRDGSGKGSATPAEAVVKEIKDLGGEAVANYDNVATAEGGENIIKAAVAAFGTVDIVINNAGILRDKSFLKMEPENWDAVLAVHLKGAYNVTRPAFAIMKEKGYGRIVMTTSGAGLYGNFGQTNYSSAKMGLVGFMNTLKLEGGKYNIKINTIAPLAASRLTEDIMPPEIFAKMKPEFVVPLVTYLSSEECESNGSIFNAGMGYFNRAAVMTGNTVQIGSKDKLPTPEDIHKNWDAINSLEGAKELSDLNSAMMDLLTGPKPAGAAAEAKPAAGGAPAGGDVTPQAVFDMMPSVFKKDAAAGVDVVFQYCIAGPTGGDWNVTVKDQACTVAQGKAGKATCTIKMKDDDFVKMVTGQLNPMKAYSSGALVIEGDIMKSQLLEKLFSLK, from the coding sequence ATGATCGGTATTACTTCTTATGGCGCGTTTGTTCCGCGTTACCGGCTGAGCCGCAGCTCCATTTTCCAGACCATGGGCTGGTTCGCTCCGGCGATCATGATGGTCGCCCAGGGCGAGCGTTCCATGTGCAACTGGGATGAGGACACCATCACCATGGCGGTCGGCGCGGCGCGGGATTGTCTGAAAGGATACGACAAAAAGCAGCTGGACGGCCTGTACCTGGCCTCCACCAGCCTGCCGTTTTTCGACCGGCAGAACGCCGGCATCATCACCACGGCCCTGAATCTGAGCGAGCACATCGCCACCGCGGACTTTACTTCTTCCCAGCGGGCCGGGACGTCGGCATTGATTCACGCCGTCGAATCGGTCAAGAGCGGGGAAAAGAAAAACGTCATGGTCGTGGGCAGCGACGCCCGGGAAACCAAGCCCGGCTATTTTTACGAAATGTGGTATGGCGACGGCGCCGCCGCCGTGGCCGTCGGCTCGACGGACGTGATCGCCGAGTACAAGGGGTCTTTCTCCCTGACCCGGGATTTCGTGGACCATTACAAGGGCAAGGGCCGGCGTTTTGATTATTACTGGGAAGAACGCTGGCTGCGGGATGAAGGCTTTTCCAAGATTATTCCCGAGGCGGTCAAGGGGCTGTTCGACAAGACCGGCCTCACCGGCAAGGACGTTGACAAGTTTGTCTTCCCCTGCGTGTTCACCAAGGACCGGAAAAGCATCGCCAAGAAGTGCGGCATCGATCCCGCCGCGGTCACCGACGGCCTGCATGAGGTCTGCGGCGAAACCGGCACGGCCCACGCCCTGCTGATGCTGGCCGCGGCCCTGGATGATGCCAAGCCGGGCCAGACCATTGTGGTGGCCGGATTCGGCCAGGGCTGCGACGTCCTGTGCTTCAAGACCACCGACAATATCGCCAAGGCTTCCACCCGGGACGGCGCCAAAGGCGCCCTGGAGAAGAAACTCTCCATTGACAATTACGCCAAGTTCCTGGTTTTCCGCCAGTTGATCGAACCGGATATGGGCATCCGCGCCGAAGCGCCTCTGCAGACGGCCCTGACGGCCCTCTACCGCAACCGCAAGATGCTCCTCGGACTGGTGGGCGGCAAGTGCGCCAAGTGCGGCACGGCCCAGTTCCCCAAAACCAAGGTCTGCGTCAATCCGGGCTGCGGCGCCACCAACACCCAGGAGGAGCATGAGTTCGCCGACCAGCCGGCCCGGATCAAGACCTTTACCGGCGACATGCTGTCGGTCAGCGTCGATCCGCCCAACATCTACGGCATGGTCGAGTTCGTCAACGGCGGCCGCATGATGGCCGATTTCACCGACTGCACCATCGACGACGTCAAGGTCGGCCTGCCGGTGGAAATGGTCTTCCGCCGCCGGGTAGTGGATCCGGAACGCAAGTTCTCCTCTTACTTCTGGAAAGCCAAACCCGTGGTCGGGGCCATGTCCGATCTGGACAAAATCAGCCTGGCCGGCCGGGTGGCGGTCATCACCGGCGCCGGCGGCGGTCTGGGCCGGGCCTATGCCCTGGAGTTCGCCAGACGCGGGGCCAAGGTGGTGGTGAATGACCTGGGCGGCTCCCGTGACGGGTCCGGCAAGGGTTCCGCCACGCCCGCCGAAGCGGTCGTCAAGGAGATCAAGGACCTGGGCGGCGAAGCCGTCGCCAACTACGATAACGTGGCCACGGCCGAGGGCGGCGAGAACATCATCAAGGCCGCCGTGGCGGCTTTCGGCACCGTCGATATCGTCATCAACAACGCCGGCATCCTGCGCGACAAGAGCTTCCTCAAGATGGAACCGGAGAACTGGGACGCGGTCCTGGCGGTCCATCTCAAGGGCGCTTACAACGTCACCCGTCCGGCCTTCGCCATCATGAAGGAAAAGGGCTACGGCCGCATCGTCATGACCACCTCCGGGGCGGGTCTGTACGGCAACTTCGGCCAGACCAACTACTCCTCGGCCAAGATGGGCCTGGTCGGCTTCATGAACACCCTCAAGCTGGAAGGGGGCAAGTACAACATCAAGATCAACACCATCGCGCCCCTGGCTGCCTCCCGGCTGACCGAAGACATCATGCCGCCGGAGATCTTCGCCAAGATGAAACCGGAATTCGTGGTGCCGCTGGTGACCTACCTGTCCAGCGAGGAGTGCGAGTCCAACGGCAGCATCTTCAACGCCGGTATGGGCTACTTCAACCGGGCCGCCGTCATGACCGGCAACACCGTCCAGATCGGCAGCAAGGACAAACTGCCCACGCCCGAGGACATCCACAAGAACTGGGACGCCATCAACAGCCTGGAAGGGGCCAAGGAACTGTCCGACCTCAATTCCGCCATGATGGACCTGCTGACCGGTCCCAAGCCGGCCGGCGCAGCCGCCGAGGCCAAACCGGCCGCCGGCGGAGCGCCCGCGGGCGGCGACGTCACCCCCCAGGCGGTCTTTGACATGATGCCCAGCGTCTTTAAGAAGGACGCCGCGGCCGGCGTGGACGTGGTCTTCCAGTACTGCATCGCCGGTCCCACCGGCGGCGACTGGAACGTCACCGTCAAGGACCAGGCCTGCACCGTGGCCCAGGGCAAGGCGGGCAAGGCGACCTGCACCATCAAGATGAAGGACGACGATTTCGTCAAGATGGTCACCGGCCAGCTCAACCCCATGAAGGCCTATTCGTCCGGCGCCCTGGTCATCGAGGGCGATATCATGAAATCTCAGCTTCTTGAAAAGCTGTTTTCCTTAAAATAG
- a CDS encoding acetyl-CoA acetyltransferase: MATGIRDKVAIIGMGCTKFGERWDANGEDLIVEAFEECLADSGLEKKDIQAAWFGTCLEEINVGKTGMPLSTTLRLPMIPVTRVENYCATGTEAFRGAVYAVASGAYDICLAQGLEKLKDTGYGGLPSPGSGAGSLTWQWWPNISAPGCFAQLASAYCAKYKVSDKDLKQAIAHVSFKSHANGALNPKAHLQKAVTMDQILGSPIIAHPLGLFDCCGVSDGSACAIVTTPEIAKKLGKKEIISVKALQVALSSGEEVGYNEWAGDHFMTTSVASTRAYAEAGIKDPKKEISMMEVHDCFSITELVTYEDLHISERGQAWKDALNGMYDRDGQVPCQVDGGLKCFGHPIGASGLRMLYEMYLQLLGRADKRQLKDPKFGLTHNLGGFPFQNICAISIIGKYGA, from the coding sequence ATGGCTACAGGTATCAGAGATAAAGTAGCGATTATCGGTATGGGCTGCACCAAGTTCGGAGAACGCTGGGATGCCAACGGCGAAGACCTGATCGTGGAGGCCTTTGAAGAGTGCCTGGCCGATTCCGGCCTGGAGAAAAAAGATATTCAGGCGGCCTGGTTCGGCACCTGCCTGGAAGAAATTAACGTCGGCAAAACCGGCATGCCCCTGTCGACCACCCTGCGGCTGCCCATGATCCCGGTCACCCGGGTGGAAAACTACTGCGCCACCGGCACCGAGGCCTTCCGCGGGGCGGTTTACGCGGTGGCTTCCGGCGCCTATGACATCTGTCTGGCCCAGGGCCTGGAAAAGCTGAAAGACACCGGCTACGGCGGACTGCCCAGCCCCGGGTCCGGCGCCGGCTCCCTGACCTGGCAGTGGTGGCCGAACATTTCCGCGCCGGGCTGCTTCGCGCAGCTGGCCAGCGCCTATTGCGCCAAGTACAAGGTTTCGGACAAGGACCTGAAGCAGGCCATCGCTCATGTTTCCTTCAAGAGCCACGCCAACGGCGCCTTGAACCCCAAGGCCCACCTGCAGAAGGCCGTCACCATGGACCAGATCCTGGGGTCGCCGATCATCGCCCACCCCCTGGGACTGTTCGACTGCTGCGGGGTGAGCGACGGTTCGGCCTGCGCCATCGTGACCACGCCGGAAATCGCCAAGAAGCTGGGGAAAAAGGAAATCATCAGCGTCAAGGCCCTGCAGGTGGCCCTGAGCAGCGGCGAGGAAGTCGGCTACAACGAGTGGGCCGGCGATCATTTCATGACCACCTCCGTGGCCAGCACCCGGGCATACGCGGAAGCCGGCATCAAGGACCCGAAGAAGGAAATCAGCATGATGGAAGTCCATGACTGCTTCTCCATCACCGAGCTGGTCACCTACGAGGACCTGCACATTTCCGAGCGCGGCCAGGCCTGGAAGGACGCCTTGAACGGCATGTACGACCGGGACGGCCAGGTTCCCTGCCAGGTTGACGGCGGGCTGAAGTGCTTCGGCCATCCCATCGGCGCCTCGGGCCTGCGGATGCTGTATGAAATGTACCTGCAGCTCCTGGGCCGGGCGGACAAACGTCAGCTCAAAGATCCGAAATTCGGACTGACCCATAACCTCGGCGGGTTCCCGTTCCAGAACATCTGCGCCATTTCCATCATCGGCAAGTACGGCGCCTAA
- a CDS encoding acyl-CoA dehydrogenase family protein yields the protein MNFDLDKSQKEIQKAVRDFTKGEFDKDLGLDLEKEGRYPADVLAAACELGFIGIHFPEKYAGAGMGLFENCLIAEELCRKDSTLGLALILSGYGAECVLRFGGDTQKAKYLAPVAEGKMLSGAAFLEAGQGFDLRNPQTTAKKDGDGWIINGGKSLVLNGGTAGFYIVLCRTDDAAATPDKRLSMFIVDAKLPGISCQNVGRRMSCNMLSAADVTFTNVKIGADGLLGKEGAGFAQVNAYLSELRVLLAAMAVGIAQGAYEKALDYIKQREQFGKKLAMFHITWHKVADMVARIEYARTLTYRAAWTFDQGKLDAGLAAMTKMTAAKAAMAVTYEAIQLYGGYGFMTEYEVEHFYRDAKFIDLFAGAVGVQKDIIAEAIVGKIK from the coding sequence ATGAATTTCGACTTAGACAAATCACAGAAGGAGATCCAGAAGGCCGTCCGGGATTTCACCAAGGGGGAATTCGACAAGGACCTGGGCCTGGACCTGGAAAAAGAAGGCAGGTACCCCGCCGATGTCCTGGCGGCAGCCTGCGAACTCGGGTTTATCGGTATCCATTTTCCGGAAAAATATGCCGGCGCCGGCATGGGCCTGTTTGAAAACTGCCTGATCGCCGAGGAATTGTGCCGCAAGGATTCCACCCTGGGGCTGGCGCTGATTCTGTCCGGTTACGGCGCGGAGTGCGTCCTGCGCTTCGGCGGTGATACCCAGAAAGCAAAATACCTGGCGCCCGTGGCCGAGGGCAAGATGCTTTCCGGAGCGGCTTTTCTGGAAGCGGGGCAGGGATTTGACCTGCGCAATCCCCAGACCACGGCCAAAAAAGACGGCGACGGCTGGATCATCAACGGCGGCAAGTCCCTGGTGTTAAACGGCGGCACGGCCGGGTTCTACATTGTGCTGTGCCGGACCGACGACGCCGCGGCTACGCCGGACAAACGCCTGAGCATGTTTATCGTGGACGCCAAACTGCCGGGGATATCCTGTCAGAACGTGGGCCGCCGCATGAGCTGCAACATGCTCTCGGCCGCTGACGTCACCTTTACCAACGTCAAGATCGGCGCTGACGGCTTGCTCGGAAAGGAAGGCGCCGGTTTTGCCCAGGTCAACGCCTATCTGAGCGAACTGCGGGTTCTGCTGGCGGCCATGGCCGTGGGCATTGCCCAGGGCGCCTATGAAAAGGCCCTGGACTACATCAAGCAGCGGGAGCAGTTCGGCAAGAAGCTGGCCATGTTCCATATCACCTGGCACAAGGTGGCCGACATGGTCGCCCGTATTGAATATGCCAGAACCCTGACCTACCGGGCCGCCTGGACCTTTGATCAGGGCAAGCTGGATGCGGGCCTGGCCGCCATGACCAAGATGACGGCCGCCAAGGCGGCCATGGCGGTAACCTATGAGGCGATCCAGCTCTACGGCGGTTACGGATTCATGACCGAATACGAAGTGGAGCATTTTTACCGGGACGCCAAGTTCATCGACCTGTTCGCCGGCGCCGTTGGTGTCCAGAAGGACATTATCGCGGAAGCCATTGTCGGAAAAATCAAATAA
- a CDS encoding acyl-CoA dehydrogenase family protein: MDILHYTEAHEDFRKRLREFCQKEIVPNVDQWEKDHIVPKSAWKKMGQAGFLCTNAPKQYGGHGLDFLYSVIVAEELARTNHTGLAAPLHSDIVVPYIVSYGSEEIKKKYIPGCATGDIITAVAMTEPDAGSDVAAMTTTATDDGDMVEINGSKTFITNGINCDLVVVAAKDPKADNPHQAVSLYIVEDGTPGFTRGRHLEKMGFHSQDTAELFFTNCRIPKTNILGQKNMGFIMLMEKLQQERLVCAVMAQFAVEIMVEAVIGYCQSTKDAAGKPYSKHQAINFQLVEMMTEAHIGRIFMEKLVADHMEGKNVVRETCMAKYWHTDLTQKVSNQVLDLIGEEGTAERSMILRGWRDLRVLPIFAGTNEIMKLVVGKMSGL; the protein is encoded by the coding sequence ATGGATATACTGCATTATACGGAAGCGCACGAAGATTTCCGCAAGCGGCTCCGCGAATTCTGTCAGAAGGAGATCGTCCCCAACGTGGACCAGTGGGAAAAGGATCACATCGTGCCCAAGAGCGCCTGGAAGAAAATGGGCCAGGCAGGGTTTCTTTGCACCAACGCCCCCAAGCAGTACGGCGGGCATGGACTTGACTTTCTTTATTCGGTGATCGTGGCCGAGGAACTGGCCCGGACCAACCACACCGGTCTGGCCGCTCCCCTGCACAGTGATATCGTGGTGCCTTACATCGTTTCCTACGGTTCGGAGGAGATCAAGAAAAAATACATCCCCGGCTGCGCCACCGGCGACATCATCACGGCCGTGGCCATGACCGAACCGGACGCCGGCAGCGACGTGGCCGCCATGACCACCACGGCGACCGATGACGGCGATATGGTCGAGATCAACGGTTCCAAGACTTTCATCACCAACGGTATCAACTGCGACCTGGTGGTGGTGGCGGCCAAGGACCCCAAGGCCGATAACCCCCATCAGGCGGTTTCGCTTTACATCGTCGAGGACGGCACGCCCGGCTTCACCCGCGGCCGGCACCTGGAAAAGATGGGTTTCCACAGCCAGGACACGGCCGAACTCTTTTTCACCAACTGCCGCATCCCCAAGACCAACATCCTGGGGCAGAAAAACATGGGCTTTATCATGCTCATGGAAAAGCTCCAGCAGGAGCGGCTGGTCTGCGCCGTCATGGCCCAGTTCGCGGTGGAGATCATGGTCGAGGCCGTGATCGGGTACTGCCAGTCCACCAAGGACGCCGCCGGAAAGCCCTACTCCAAGCACCAGGCCATCAACTTCCAGCTGGTGGAGATGATGACCGAGGCCCACATCGGCCGGATCTTCATGGAAAAACTGGTGGCCGACCACATGGAAGGCAAGAACGTGGTCCGGGAAACCTGCATGGCCAAGTACTGGCACACGGACCTGACCCAGAAGGTCTCCAACCAGGTGCTGGACCTGATCGGCGAAGAAGGCACGGCCGAGCGCAGCATGATCCTGCGCGGCTGGCGGGACCTGCGGGTGCTGCCCATTTTCGCCGGCACCAACGAAATTATGAAACTGGTCGTAGGCAAAATGTCGGGACTTTAA